One Streptomyces lincolnensis genomic region harbors:
- a CDS encoding TOPRIM nucleotidyl transferase/hydrolase domain-containing protein — MADMRAFRDAVGGWAGGGSGAEAGELAVRLGVRTAVLLEGLSDLAAVEALAERRGRDLASEGVGVLSMGGAMNIGRYAGLLGPPGLGLRLAGLCDVREEPFYDRGLKRAGAPYRDFFVCVADLEDELVRALGTARVEEIVRDEGDLRAWQTFLRQPAQHGRPRHQQLRRFLGTKKGRKIRYGRLLVEALEPERVPAPLDDLLTSV, encoded by the coding sequence ATGGCGGACATGCGGGCGTTCCGGGACGCGGTCGGTGGCTGGGCGGGCGGCGGTTCCGGTGCGGAGGCCGGGGAGCTGGCCGTACGGCTGGGGGTGCGGACGGCGGTGCTGCTGGAAGGGCTGAGCGACCTCGCGGCCGTCGAGGCCCTGGCCGAACGGCGGGGCCGGGATCTCGCCTCCGAGGGCGTGGGCGTCCTGTCGATGGGCGGGGCGATGAACATCGGCCGCTACGCCGGGCTCCTCGGCCCGCCCGGGCTCGGTCTGCGGCTGGCGGGACTGTGCGACGTACGCGAGGAGCCCTTCTACGACCGGGGCCTGAAGCGGGCGGGGGCGCCCTACCGGGACTTCTTCGTGTGCGTCGCGGACCTGGAGGACGAGCTCGTCCGGGCGCTGGGCACGGCACGGGTCGAGGAGATCGTCCGGGACGAGGGCGACCTGCGCGCCTGGCAGACCTTCCTGCGCCAGCCCGCCCAGCACGGCCGGCCCCGCCATCAGCAGCTGCGGCGCTTCCTCGGCACGAAGAAGGGCCGCAAGATCCGCTACGGCCGTCTGCTCGTCGAGGCCCTCGAACCGGAGCGGGTGCCTGCCCCGCTCGACGACCTCCTCACCAGCGTCTGA
- a CDS encoding cytidine deaminase family protein, with protein sequence MTSALPAADRELVRAAAHVARTRCRGDNHTMAAAGRAPDGRIVTAVNVYHFTGGPCAELVLIGAAAAQGVYELETVVAVGDRDRGVVPPCGRCRQVLLDCFPAVKVLVGRGDRVRSVPVADLLPESYVWADHQVEADTAAPSEP encoded by the coding sequence ATGACCTCGGCGCTCCCCGCCGCCGACCGGGAACTCGTCCGGGCCGCGGCCCACGTCGCGCGCACGCGGTGCCGGGGCGACAACCACACCATGGCGGCGGCGGGCCGCGCCCCCGACGGCCGGATCGTCACCGCGGTGAACGTCTACCACTTCACGGGAGGGCCCTGCGCGGAGCTGGTCCTCATCGGCGCGGCCGCCGCCCAGGGGGTGTACGAACTGGAGACGGTGGTGGCCGTCGGCGACCGTGACCGCGGGGTCGTTCCGCCGTGCGGCCGGTGTCGTCAGGTGCTGCTCGACTGCTTCCCCGCCGTCAAGGTCCTCGTCGGTCGGGGTGATCGCGTCCGGTCCGTGCCCGTCGCCGACCTGCTGCCCGAGAGCTACGTCTGGGCCGACCACCAGGTCGAGGCGGACACCGCCGCGCCGTCGGAGCCGTAG